Genomic segment of Syngnathus acus chromosome 10, fSynAcu1.2, whole genome shotgun sequence:
ggagttcgtgtgcgaggttcgccctgttaagatcacccagaacaatgattagtgagtttggtagaagtttctccatgtctgttacctggtcagccagcatctgcgtggcttcactcgcacgtgcgtgtggtgggatgtaaacagccgccatgacgatcgaggagaactcccgtggtgaatagaacggccggcagtttatgaaaagtgtttctaggagagggctgcaaaactctttcaacaccgtgacatcagtacaccaacgttcattaatgtagaaacagagacgtagtaccaatgcgttagatcgaactttagtcagttccgatcattttataggagatcgtttgagaaacgcgattgtttacactttgctgaggctcatgggagattgcgagctgaggctcgtgggactttgcggatggctaatgctataacgatagctgctatacgtaccaggctatttcatgtcaaaataggctgctctgttaatgtttcgagtaaatctacggatcgatatggaagggaaacataggtaagtagtaccaatgcgttagatcgaactttagtcagttccgatcattttataggagatcgtttgagaaacgcgattgtttacactttgctgaggctcatgggagattgcgagctgaggctcgtgggactttgcggatggctaatgctataacgatagctgctatacgtaccaggctatttcatgttaaaataggctgctctgttaatgtttcgagtaaatctacggatcgatatggaagggaaacataggtaagtagtaccaatgcgttagatcgaactttagtcagttccgatcattttataggagatcgtttgagaaacgcgattgtttacagagggctcgttggttattggctagtggatgcataccgcaaccctagtcaacctcagtttgttgcagtatagcttctattttatgcgccttataatccggtgcgccttatatatggataaagttttcaaatgggccgttcattgaaggtgcgccttataatccggtgcgccttttagggcggaaaatacggtacacacTTGGaacttgaaaaaagactttttccccaaaatgatttaaaagagATGTATTTGTTTACTGTGTAAGCCCACATTCTTGTACAGCTGAGGATAATTATCCAGTGCATGAGTCACGACTGTGAGTCTCAAAAACGTTGAGTAGTATGTTCCATGTCCATTCCCGAAAGCATTATATAAACAAAGCTGCATGACTATCTGCCGAATTCTCCacttgcttttcatttttgcacacttctcttgaaattagaacacacacatgccactGAAAATTGTAAATTCTACCATAAAAAAGACCAAGTGCTAACTTCAGTGTCTCTCTGAAGATGTATTGATCAAGCATAGTGATGCAAGCGTATTCAGTGTATTTCACACAGCCCTGGTTGCTATGGTTACTGTCTGACTATGCCGCTTCCTCGTCGAGTCTAATTTCCTGTGTAGTCATTTTTGTGAAGTAAATTTAGAGTAACCCTGCAGGGAACTGTCGCTGTGCACTGCcttatattttgtttcaggtaTCATACAGATGCAAGGCCATTAACATTTGACAGCTTATGCTTTGCAGTTTTTGTAAGCATATCATTTCATTGCCCATAATCCACAACTTGACAGTGAAACCAAGTAGATGTgcgtcatttgttttcaaaacaaaacaaaaactataaGTTACTTGTTTCCTCAATACTCATTCCAACAGAATACACAGCTTGAACAGCATTGGATAATTGATACGCTGCAAGAGGTTCTGACTGCATTTCAGTGGTATTTTAAGATGGTTTATGGCACTTCTCTAAAGGGTAAAACAATTCCAGGCTTGGGTTTTTAAGTACTATCATCTTCACCTTGACACAATTGAACCAGAAGTCAATACGAGTGAAGCTTTATGCTCCAAAGCATTTTCACTAAATTGAACTTTTGTTGATGCTGCGATCCAGAACAGCCCTTTGCATGTAGACTCTTCCTGGCTTTGCGCAAACACCTGCTCCAGGAGTTTTGTGCATGGTGTCTTGAGAACAGACCCAGTTTTGAGTGACCTTCTGAATAAGTTGTGTTACACAATACGCATAGGAATAGTGATAAAACAGAAATATGGAAGTGTATACTGTATAGTGACTTTAGGGACACTCTGTATAAGGATCCCAAGTGTAACTTAGTTTCTCAACTCAACTCAACTGTGTAGACCACTGTAAAACAACCACCGTGGCATACAAAGTGCTGTACATGGAGCAAGAATTACACCATACAACTACAAACAGTCAAAACCATACATGATtcacaaaaatcaaaaacTGTAAAAGCCAAAAGCAAGTGTCATGCTCAGTCAAAAGCCAAATTTAGTTTCAATGATCTGTTGTCAATAATTACATTGAGTCTGTCAATAACCACAAGATGTACACACAGACATGAAAATGcagacaagcaaaaaaaaaaaaaaaacagagccaTGGAGAGACAATGACCACATATCAAATTTATTGAAGATTAGTCCTCAATAGCCcaaaatgcatgttttgggaatgtgaaaggtagatggaaaaaaaacacacacacaagaaggtGTGAGCCACAGTGACCAATATTTGCATAATCGCATTCACAATATTTGGACTGTGAATAAGATCATGGTTACAAATATTCAGTTTTAACTCGTTTTAGAGGAGAGCACGTTGTCCATTTGAAAGCTAGGTTGCCTTAGTGACTCTGTGTGACCCCACAAACAGTATAAGGACTCTCCTTATCCTCTCAACTGGATCGTGCTAATCTACTAATCAAGGATATACATTTACATAACTGCCTCATGGCAGCTGCAGTTAAGCCTGCCCCtaattcatttttatgcaTGCACTTAAATCTTGGGATTTTAATCTTTCTCTTTCCCCAGAGTCCATAGTTTGTTAAAGGAATTCTCTGCCTTCatttaatttctgcttcacCCCCCATTAGTTTAATTCCTAGTGATGTATGCAGGTGCTTGCTCCCACAAAATTAAATTGGCTCCTAAGGGAAAGTTCTTCTTTTcagttgttgtttgtttcaaaaagTACAActtgtatattatatttggTCACCACACTcgaattgaaatatttaaaatgttcaatctttttttttcttccaatttTGATAGTAGTAGAATGacagaacatttaaaaaaaataaaataaaaatccagtgtttcacaaaatttgaATACATATAACAAAGTTTGACACTGAGCAAATCTCAACTGTTAACGCAAAACAACTGCAATGGGTTTTCTCAACCTTAAATGGTCTCAGTCTGGTTGAATAGGTTTCAGAATCAGAAAGAAGAGACTACGGTTGTGCAGAAAGAAAGATCGACTCCCTCCATaaggagaaagaaaatcaaaacaactgCAATGGGTTTTCTCAACCTTAAATGGTCTCAGTCTGGTTGAATAGGTTTCAGAATCAGAAAGAAGAGACTACGGTTGTGCAGAAAGAAAGATCGACTCCCTCCATaaggagaaagaaaatcacacaaagaaattgcaaaaaaaaaaaggatgcctAGCAAATGCTGTGGAATGCTCAGAGGAAGGAGAAAACATGGCCAGAAAAGTTGAGCGCCTATCATTCcagcatgttttctatgtctccctgttgcaacacgcctgattcaaatggtcagataaccagcaaggtctgcagaacCTGGATAACAAGCCtgatcaggtgtgttgcatcAGGCGGTTGCCTCCCCATGACATATTAGAAccttcatttgttgttttttgtttttttactccaATGCAGGCCTCGAAATAGACGCTAGAGGGCAGTAAGACGCCGCTGCAACACATCCTCCGGGTCAAGGCCAAACGAGCTTCAGCGGGAACAAATTACAGTTTTGTTTCCCGATTCAATGCAGGCCTCGAAATAGACGCTAGGGGGCAGCAAGACGCCGCTGCAACACGTCCTCCGGGTCAAGGCCAAACGAGCTTCAGCGAGAACAAATGAGTTTTTGTTTACCGCCGTCAGAGTGAATAGGCCAAGAGGTCCACGATTTTAGTCATGTCAAAAGTTCAAGGGAGTCACAATTTCAGCCTTTATCCAGTGCACAACCAGGTTTGTTTACCTACCGAATGCAATATTACTTCATAATCAATTAAGATacgtataaaataaaatttattgTATCATGGAGataatacaaatacaaaaaaagattcattATATTGCATGATCATTGACGTGTGCACAAACAAGTGTACAACACACTTCTGGAGCCAATAAAGTGATATTGCAGAAACTTTGCTCATTTTGTGTCTTAATGGAGCCTTTTGGGGTGCATCACGAGTACACAGAATCTTGCCATAAAACCGTCCCCtctgttgagaaaaaaagagtgaaGGCCTCCCTGACCTTCATAGCGTCTCTAGTTGGGTTGTTGGAAGCAACTCTTCCCATAAATTAAACATAAATTAACGTGGTGATCTAGCCAGGTTAAAAGAGAGCCACCTTAACACTGGAAATCCTGGCTATAGACTCAGCATAGCTCTCTAAAACATTAATCTCGCTACAAAGTATACCCTTCTGGCAAGACTGACAACATCACAATACTCAAAAGACATTccagaaaatatttcaattaaatTTCGCGGGCTTGTTTCTACATGCATAAAACAACAAACGCAGCGGAAACGTCAGACGTTTCCCCTTTAGATCTACGATCGATTGCTTAAGTCTGAGAAGCAACTGTAAACTTCCTGTTTAAGTAGCCAATTAAAACCCCTTGACGTAATCTAGTAATCACTTCTGTCCAATCGTAAGAGAGAGTTTATCCGAGAAGCCGGAAACAGCTGCTAGAGTTGCGTGTACTCTGGCGTGTGACAACAGAGACTCACGGGGTTTGGAGTGGATTGAGGTTTTAAACTAAATCAAAAGGACAACATGACTCGGGACGTTGTTTGACCACGAGAAATACTTTTCGAAGGTTGTTTTTCCGCTTCAGGGAAGCTAACATAAGGAGACCACATTGATCCTCTCATAAAGGTGAGACATATTGAAAAAATACAGGAGCATTAACAACGAAACAGTCAACTTCTAATACGATCTATTGTCACATTGTTAGTCCGAGTTGCatcaaatattcataaaaGGATCTGGATCGAGATTGTTTAGTAGCATTCAGGTCCACGCTACTTGTTAACTACATCCGAGGTCGTTAGGTTCTTCGAGTGGGGGATTCTGAAAAGGACAAAGCAGGGTTGGTTCCTCTTTAGGAACTTTGAAGGATGTCACCTTCTCGATTTAGCATACCACTCTATAACAGGATGCAGACTTTACAGATGGAACAGAGTGCGTGTTGGATTTGGCTGTGACAAATGAACGCGAATTGCATACTAACACAAGAGCTTAACAAATACAATAGAAACTCTCTGCAGAACAggcaagaaaatatttattttttatgatttttaacAGTCACCTAGAAATGTtgtaaaatgattaaatataATACCCATCAGCCCATGGCATTGAGATGAAACATAACCGGAACTTCCATCCATTCCATTTTCGATTGAACCATAACTGGTGAGCAAGATCCTGTCCCAGCTGATTTCCAGTAAGAGTTGTGGCTGACTGAACTAGTCACCAAAACCATTCACGCTCACATTTCTACCTATGGACAGTTAAGAGTGTTCAACTAAAATCTATGATAttcccccacacacacagacagggaGAACACGCAAACTCCACAGAGGAGGGGTTCCAGCACTTAACCAAGAACTTTGAGAAGTGCTAACCACAATAACTGCTCTCCCTTTtggaatttgtttgatattaaaaaaatatgttgtgaGGAAATttctctcttctttgtgttcGTTTCAGGTATAGAAACATCTCCAAGATTTTCCCCTAAACCCACCATGCCGACCCCTGGGACCTCACCGCCGCCGACCTCCTCTCAGCCTGGACCACGTCCTTATTCCCGCTCGTCTTCGTTCCCCACGCCGACTGCTTCGCCACACTGCTCACCCCTCAGAAGCCCTTCTCAGCTGGGGAGAGCCCAACTCAACGCGGCCTCAGAGCCTACAATGCCTGAACCAGGTGACAGTCTTTGAAatggtcattttcatttctgctTTGTCATGTGGCAAaatgaaaggaagaaaaatagtAACGAATTGACACAGGTGTAATGTAATGGGGAAAGATGATGTGtttatgaatgtatttttgtcaagtcctGCCTTTCGCCTTTCAGAGGATCCAGAGGAGGAGGTCAGTCTCGAGGATATGGTTGAGAAAGCAAAGTCAGGTGACGCTAGAGCGCAGACCAAGGTCGGTGTCAAACAGATGGTGGATTTTTTGTGCTAGGGACATAATTAATGAGAAAAGTACACGGGACAGCTAAAGTGCCCTTGTGTCATGTGTCCCTCCCAGATGGGCCGCTTTTTCCTGGCTCTGGCCCTTGAAAGAGATGAGGAACTGAACCACTGCACAGCGGTCACCTGGCTGCTCCTGGCCGCCAAACAGGGTCGCAAGGAAGCCGTGAAGCTGCTGCAACAATGTTTATCATCTAGGCAAGGTAACAAGGAAAACCTCCGCCATTCATTTAGCAACATGCTAATGTGTGCGTTCTGTTTTTCTAGGCATCACTCTCGAAAACTATGAGGAAGTGAAAAAGTTGTGCATGGAAACTCGTTTTGAGAGGGGGGTTCGGAAAGCGGCTCTGCTCATGTACTGGAAGTTGAACCCGGAGAAGAAGAGGGCGGTAGCTGTTTCGGAGATGCTGGAGAACGTAGAACATGTGCACACAGATCAGGGTATGATGCTGGGAGTACTTACTAGCAACGTTGGGCTACAATTTCCAGAATAGCCTATAATGCACTATAACCTTTGAAATATtgtgatggggaaaaaatgaaattaatatcTATTGCGTCATCTGTTTCCTCCATTTTCAGAAAAAACAGTCTCCCAAAGCCCACTAAATAGCTCTGTTAAGAAACAGAGGCGAGTTCTGCAGACAATGGTGACCAGCGAGTGTAAGTAACTTCACCCATATAACTATTCAGCCTCTGCCGCAACCACAGAGTGAAATCCAATAATCATTTTATCTGTAATTAGAGCATTATAAACAAACTACTAAGCAGTGATCCCATTTGTGGTTTGTAGCCATCTCCTACATCGGGATGGACGAATTTGTCGAGATGACAAAGAAATATGCTCAGGGAATCGCACCGCCTCCTGCCATGGTGGGCGTGTCAGGCAGCGATgaagatgacgacgacgacgtgGTGGTGAGGAATCCGGATGAGCTGCCCCTACACCAAAAGGTAGGAGGGAGCGTCACAGGGGCAGGTAGACAGGTCCTGCGGCAGCGTTTCATCTTCTCCGTTTGTCTTGGCACCAGCTGTTGAAGTTCCCACTTCACGCTTTGCTGGAGATCAAGGAGCACCTCATCGACTGGGCGTCGCGGGCGGGCATGCAGTGGCTCAGCGCCCTCATCCCCACACACCATGTCAACGCgctcatcttcttcttcatcatctCCAACCTCACCATTGagttcttcatcttcctcattCCTTTGCTGGTTTTCTACCTCTCTTTCTTCTCCATGATTATTTGTACGCTGCGGGTGTTCCAGGTCAGTCAGACCACCCTATTCTGCTTTTCTCATGATCTGAGGAGGATAATTGGAACGCATCTTCaaaaagtttgtttgtttttttagaattCCAAAGCCTGGGAGAACTTTCGGGCCCTAACCGACCTCCTGGCTCACTTTGAGCCTGGTCTCGATCTGGAGCAAGCTGAGACCAACTTTGGATGGACACACTTGGAACCCTATTTGTAAGGACAGCTTATTTCAAGGACATTTTGTCCCACTTTTTCTTCATCGCTCAGTTTTCCCGCATGACTCAGCCATTATATTTCGATTCAATGCTGCGCCAATGTTCCGCTGACAAACAAAATACTTGTTTTTACCTCAGGTACTTCTTGCTCTCCGTGGTCTTTGTGGTGTTTTCCTTCCCGGTGGCCGACAAGTCGTGGATCCCGTGCTCCGAGCTGGCGGCGGTGGCCCTCTTCTTCACGGTCACCGCCTTTCTCAGTCTTCACGCCTCCGCCAAATTGTTTGCTCGCAAGGCCCTGCTCACAGAAGTACTCTCGGGGgcctgctctctctctcacctgCTGCCGGACTCCCTTTGGGCGCTCCGGATCTTCGGGAGGACGTTTGTCTCGCTGCCTCTGGGCGACATCGTGGCGTTGAACATTGGGGTGCCCTGTGCCCTCTATGGCCACCTGGTCTACCTCCTGTTTCGCATGGCCCAGCTGAGAGGCTTCAAGGGGACTTACCTGTGCCTGGTGCCATATCTAGTTTGCTTCACGTGGTGTGAGCTCTGCTTGGTGTTCCTCAATCACGCCACGGCCATCGGCCTCATACGGACTTGCGCCGGctacctcctcttcctgtttGCACTGCCCGTTCTCTCTCTAGGCCTTGCTGCGATGCTCATCATCCAGCTCATGCAGTGGTTCGTGGCCCTGGAAATCACCAAAATGGCCGTCACGCTTACTGTGTGCTTCGTGCCGGTCGTTCTGAGGCTTTGGACCCGCTTCAGCTTGAACCCCATCGTGGTGTTTCGCTCGCTGTCCAGGAGCAGCATCGTCAAACTCATCTTGGTGTGGCTCAGTGCCGTGCTGCTCTTCTGCTGGATGTACGTGTACAGGTCAGAAGGCATGAAGGTGTACAACTCCACCCTCACGTGGCCGCAGTACAGCATCATGTGCGGCCCGTCGGCATGGAAGGAGTCCAACATGGCCCAAACTCAGATCCTCTGCTCGCACCTCGAAGGCCACAGGGTCACCTGGACGGGCCGCTTCAAATACGTGCGCGTGACGGACATCGAGAACGGGGCGCAGTCGGTCATCAACCTGCTTCCTGTGTTGGTGGGCAATTGGATGCGTTGCCTGTACGGTCAGCCATACCCTGCGTGTGAGGGAATGGGAGACCCCGCCGTGGGGCCTCACCCATTCCTGGCCCCGCCGCTGCAAGATCCCCTGTGTCAACTCAAACAGCTTGCCAAGCACGAATGCCACGTCAAGCGCTTCGACCGGTACAAGTTTGAAGTCACCATGGGCATGCCGCAAGAGAGGAAGACCAAGAACGGGACCATCGTGGAAGACGAAGACGCCACCAAGGACATCGTCCTGCGTGCCAGTAACGAGTTTAAGTCAGTGTTGCTTCACTTGAACGCGGGAAGCACGGTGGAGTTCAGCACCATCCTGGAGGGACGTCTGGGCTCCAAATGGCCCGTTTTCGAGCTGAAGGCCATCCACTGCTTGTCATGCGGCAACGCACGCCTGTCCAGCCGCAGACAGTACA
This window contains:
- the wfs1b gene encoding wolframin, with the translated sequence MPTPGTSPPPTSSQPGPRPYSRSSSFPTPTASPHCSPLRSPSQLGRAQLNAASEPTMPEPEDPEEEVSLEDMVEKAKSGDARAQTKMGRFFLALALERDEELNHCTAVTWLLLAAKQGRKEAVKLLQQCLSSRQGITLENYEEVKKLCMETRFERGVRKAALLMYWKLNPEKKRAVAVSEMLENVEHVHTDQEKTVSQSPLNSSVKKQRRVLQTMVTSESISYIGMDEFVEMTKKYAQGIAPPPAMVGVSGSDEDDDDDVVVRNPDELPLHQKLLKFPLHALLEIKEHLIDWASRAGMQWLSALIPTHHVNALIFFFIISNLTIEFFIFLIPLLVFYLSFFSMIICTLRVFQNSKAWENFRALTDLLAHFEPGLDLEQAETNFGWTHLEPYLYFLLSVVFVVFSFPVADKSWIPCSELAAVALFFTVTAFLSLHASAKLFARKALLTEVLSGACSLSHLLPDSLWALRIFGRTFVSLPLGDIVALNIGVPCALYGHLVYLLFRMAQLRGFKGTYLCLVPYLVCFTWCELCLVFLNHATAIGLIRTCAGYLLFLFALPVLSLGLAAMLIIQLMQWFVALEITKMAVTLTVCFVPVVLRLWTRFSLNPIVVFRSLSRSSIVKLILVWLSAVLLFCWMYVYRSEGMKVYNSTLTWPQYSIMCGPSAWKESNMAQTQILCSHLEGHRVTWTGRFKYVRVTDIENGAQSVINLLPVLVGNWMRCLYGQPYPACEGMGDPAVGPHPFLAPPLQDPLCQLKQLAKHECHVKRFDRYKFEVTMGMPQERKTKNGTIVEDEDATKDIVLRASNEFKSVLLHLNAGSTVEFSTILEGRLGSKWPVFELKAIHCLSCGNARLSSRRQYKIEHDWRRTAQNALQFGFDFFFNPFLTAQLRQLSDTETDTGTEVMV